In Mycobacterium sp. ITM-2016-00317, the genomic window CCGCGCGGGCGCGCTGCGCCCTTGCACTCCGTATCGATCTCGCGCGCGCTGCTTACACTATGTAAATGGCGATCACTGTGGGAGAGGTCATCGATCTCCCCGTCGTGCAGCGTGGGTCACCGGAGGTCCTGAGCGCGTGTCGCTGGTCGGAGCCGGTGCGTTGGCTCCATGTCGGCGGGGTGGCCGATCTGTCGTCCCTGCTGCAGGGCGGTGAGCTGGTGCTGACCACCGGTTCAGGGCTCGGAGGCAAGCCGAAACGCTATCTGCAGGGTCTCGCCGACGCCGGCGCCCTCGGAGTCGTCGTCGAGCTCGGATCGACGACGACGGCGCCGCCACAATCCCTGACAGCACTGGCCAACGAACTCGATCTCGCGTTCGTCGTGCTCCATCGACAGATCCGGTTCGTCGACGTGACCGAGGTCGTGCACCGCCGCATCGTCGCCGAGCAATACGAGGAGGTCGCGTTCGACCGGCGCGTCCACGAGGCGTTCACCGAACTCAGCATGAAGCGTGCCTCGGTGGCCGGGATCGTCGACGCCGCCGCACGCATCCTCGATCTCCCCGTCGTGCTGGAGGACCTCGCGCACCAGGCCATCGCGGTGTCGGCCAGCGGTGCCAAGACAGCTGCGCTACTCGATGACTGGGAGAACAGATCGCGTCGCACCCGAACAACCGGCGGCGGACCCGAACAGTGGGCGCTCACCGCGGTCGGGCCGCGGGGCGAGGAGTGGGGCCGGCTGATCGTGCCGCTGCCCGCCACCGACCGGCCGCGGGTGACGATGGTGCTCGAGCGTGCGTCGGCGGCGTTGGCGCTCAACCGCATGGTCGAACGGAACAACACCGGACTCCATCAGCAGGCGCAGAGCGGACTGATCGACGACGTTCTGCAGGGTCGTGTCGCCGACGAACGGGAAGCCGCAGCGCGCGCCCACGCCCTGGGGCTGTGCAAGGCGACACGCTACTTCCCGCTCGTGGTGAGCGTCGAGCGCACCGGTGTGGCAGCCGATCCACTCGTCGCGCAACGGCGCAACGTCACACTGCTCGACGCCGTCGCGCACACCGTGAACGCCGCCGGCCACACCGGGGTGTTCTCCAGCCGCCGCGACGGAGAGATCGGGGCGTTGCTGGCGCTGAACGCCACCCGCGGGGGGGTGGACAAGGCGCTCGCCGATCTCGGTGCACGCCTGCGCACCGACCTCCGCCGGGTCGACGGGGTGACCCGTTCGGTGTGCGCGGTGGGCGCCGCCGAGGCCGAGATCACCGACGCGATCCGCGGGCTCGGAGAGGCCGGTCACGTCGCGGAGGTCGCGCTCGCGATGCGGGACAGTTCACGGCCGTACTTCCGGGCCTCCGACGTGCGGCTGCGCGGGTTGATGACATTGCTGCGTGACGATCCGCGGGTGCAGCGGTTCGCCGAGACAGAACTCAAGCCACTGCTCGATGTCGGTGCCGCCGCGGACCTCGACGTGCTCCGTGAATACCTGAGCATGGCGGGCAACAAAGCCGCCCTGGCACAACGGCTGCACATCAGCCGGCCTGCCCTCTACAAACGGCTGGCCGCCATCGGACAGACCCTGGGCGTCGACCTCGACGACGCCGAATCGATGACGTCGCTGACGGTGGCGCTGATGGTGCTCGATGCGCGGCAGCGCATCGAGCCCGCCAGCCTGGCCGACGGCAACTGATCAGTTCGTCGACGACAACGACCGCGACGGCCGCCAGGCCACGAAACCGAGCACGAGCCCCACGAACGGGATCGCGGCCAGGATGGTGCTCAATGTCGCGCTGCCGCCGGTGACCAGCGTGAAGTTCGACAGCACCAGCCAGAGGCTGGCCAGCAGGCCGGCGACCGCCACGGCCGGGGCGATCCGCGTCGTCCAGAGCCGTCCGGACACGCGGTCCCGCGCCCGCAGGAAGAACACCAGCACGGCGATCGAGGTGGTGAGCATCAGCGTCACCATGCCGACGGTCGCGACACCGGCCATCGAACCGAACACCCCGACCAGTGGATCGATGCCGAGGAGTGCCAACACCGCGATGATGACCGCGGCGGTCAGGGTCTGCACCACCGACGAGAACGACGGCGACTCGTGCAGGTCATGCACCTTCGCCAGCCGTGCCGGCAGCAGTCCCTTGCCTGCCAGTACGAACTGATAGCGGGCGATCACGTTGTGGAACGACAGCACGCAGGCGAACAGGCTGGTCAACAGCAGGACGTTGACGATGTCGCGACCGACGGTGCCCAACATGTCACCGGTGGTGTCGAGCAGCATGTTGCCCTCGCCGTCGAGGGTCCGCTGCGCCACCGCGCCCACCTGGTCCGGCCCGATGGCAACCACGAAGGCCCACACCGTGATCGCGTAGAAGGCGCCGATGAGGATCACTGCGGCATAGGTGGCGCGGGGGATCGTGCGTGCCGGCTCGCGCGCCTCGTCGCGGAACACCGCGGTGGACTCGAACCCGATGAACCCGGTCAGCGCGAACAGGATCGCGAT contains:
- a CDS encoding PucR family transcriptional regulator, giving the protein MAITVGEVIDLPVVQRGSPEVLSACRWSEPVRWLHVGGVADLSSLLQGGELVLTTGSGLGGKPKRYLQGLADAGALGVVVELGSTTTAPPQSLTALANELDLAFVVLHRQIRFVDVTEVVHRRIVAEQYEEVAFDRRVHEAFTELSMKRASVAGIVDAAARILDLPVVLEDLAHQAIAVSASGAKTAALLDDWENRSRRTRTTGGGPEQWALTAVGPRGEEWGRLIVPLPATDRPRVTMVLERASAALALNRMVERNNTGLHQQAQSGLIDDVLQGRVADEREAAARAHALGLCKATRYFPLVVSVERTGVAADPLVAQRRNVTLLDAVAHTVNAAGHTGVFSSRRDGEIGALLALNATRGGVDKALADLGARLRTDLRRVDGVTRSVCAVGAAEAEITDAIRGLGEAGHVAEVALAMRDSSRPYFRASDVRLRGLMTLLRDDPRVQRFAETELKPLLDVGAAADLDVLREYLSMAGNKAALAQRLHISRPALYKRLAAIGQTLGVDLDDAESMTSLTVALMVLDARQRIEPASLADGN
- a CDS encoding APC family permease, encoding MVVAAAAPLTVIGGNMPLAMGLGNGAGAPMGFVIAALVLLVFSVGFVTMTPHVPEAGAFFSYVTVGLGERMGKGVAVVALIAYTAIQIGIYGYIGWAINDTVIHYGGPVIPWPVYSFAVLAVVAVLGYRHIELSAKVLGVALALEIGIVVVLDVVMVANPGPAGITFASFDPAVFTSGTIGIAILFALTGFIGFESTAVFRDEAREPARTIPRATYAAVILIGAFYAITVWAFVVAIGPDQVGAVAQRTLDGEGNMLLDTTGDMLGTVGRDIVNVLLLTSLFACVLSFHNVIARYQFVLAGKGLLPARLAKVHDLHESPSFSSVVQTLTAAVIIAVLALLGIDPLVGVFGSMAGVATVGMVTLMLTTSIAVLVFFLRARDRVSGRLWTTRIAPAVAVAGLLASLWLVLSNFTLVTGGSATLSTILAAIPFVGLVLGFVAWRPSRSLSSTN